The following proteins come from a genomic window of Panicum hallii strain FIL2 chromosome 8, PHallii_v3.1, whole genome shotgun sequence:
- the LOC112902213 gene encoding putative disease resistance protein At1g59780 — MATILESLVGSCAKKLQDVISEEAILILGVNEELTELQRRMEQIRHFVNDAEQRSTKESAVNNWLNQLRDAMYDADDVIDLARSKGSKLLPDHSLSLSSKSNTCTGLSLSSCFSNIQTRHEVAVKIRSLNKRIDNISKDKVFSSLASRQSIEKVSAPKHIRSSNLVEPNLVGKEVIHACRKLVDLLLEHKDKRSYKIAIVGTGGVGKTTLAQKIYNDQKINGCFDKQAWVCVSKDYSEVTILKEILRKFEVVHAR; from the coding sequence ATGGCAACCATACTAGAATCTTTAGTTGGATCGTGTGCTAAGAAGTTGCAAGATGTCATTTCAGAGGAGGCCATACTAATTTTAGGTGTAAATGAAGAGCTCACAGAACTGCAAAGAAGAATGGAGCAAATACGACACTTTGTTAATGATGCAGAGCAAAGGAGCACAAAAGAATCAGCTGTTAATAATTGGCTCAATCAGCTAAGAGATGCCATGTATGACGCCGATGATGTTATTGACTTGGCTAGATCTAAAGGAAGCAAACTATTGCCAGATCATTCTCTGTCATTATCAAGCAAATCAAATACATGCACCGGCCTTTCCCTTTCCTCTTGCTTTTCTAATATCCAAACACGTCATGAGGTTGCTGTTAAGATTCGAAGCCTGAACAAAAGAATAGATAACATTTCAAAGGATAAAGTATTTTCATCACTGGCAAGTAGACAATCTATTGAAAAAGTTTCAGCACCGAAACACATAAGAAGTTCCAACCTTGTTGAACCCAACCTTGTGGGTAAGGAGGTCATACATGCTTGCAGAAAACTAGTAGATTTGCTACTTGAACATAAGGATAAGAGGTCTTACAAGATTGCCATTGTTGGAACAGGAGGAGTTGGTAAGACAACACTAGCACAGAAAATTTACAATGACCAAAAAATAAACGGGTGCTTTGACAAACAAGCATGGGTTTGTGTCTCCAAAGATTACTCCGAGGTTACTATTCTAAAGGAGATTCTTCGGAAATTTGAAGTAGTACATGCAAGATGA
- the LOC112903757 gene encoding (S)-beta-bisabolene synthase-like, with amino-acid sequence MAASNDIVANKEAISAFEPSLWGDFFATYTSPLQQRSEEWMRERRDKLNGEVGRMFEAAKAMSMADTVKLVDTLERLGIDNHFIKEIDEALCRVHDEELDFGNSNDLHVVALRFRLLRQHGFWVSADVFDKFRDGTGSFNMNLSNDPRGLLSLYNAAHMAVPGEMVLDDAITFTRRHLEVAKSKLRSPMEEQVSRSLEIPLPRLMWQIEAVHYITEYEKEDEYDAMILELSRLNLNLLRSVHLKELKPSHCKWWRDLYDNVKLTYARDRIVECYFYSITVFHGEESSVARIILAKLYALLVLFACYL; translated from the exons ATGGCTGCGAGCAACGATATTGTTGCTAACAAGGAGGCCATCAGTGCCTTTGAACCCAGTTTGTGGGGCGATTTCTTTGCGACCTATACTTCTCCCTTACAG CAGAGGTCGGAGGAGTGGATGCGAGAGAGGAGGGATAAACTTAATGGGGAAGTAGGGCGGATGTTTGAGGCTGCAAAGGCCATGAGCATGGCCGACACGGTGAAGTTGGTGGACACGCTTGAACGCCTTGGTATAGATAACCATTTCATCAAGGAGATCGACGAGGCCTTATGTCGTGTCCACGATGAGGAGTTGGACTTTGGCAACTCCAATGACCTGCATGTGGTTGCCCTCCGGTTTCGTCTCCTTAGGCAACATGGATTTTGGGTATCTGCAG ATGTATTTGACAAATTCAGAGATGGCACCGGTAGTTTCAACATGAATTTAAGCAATGACCCAAGGGGCCTGCTTAGCTTGTACAATGCTGCTCACATGGCGGTCCCTGGTGAGATGGTCCTAGATGATGCTATCACCTTCACTAGGCGCCACCTTGAGGTTGCAAAAAGCAAGCTTAGGTCTCCCATGGAGGAACAGGTTTCCCGCAGCCTTGAGATTCCGCTCCCTCGATTGATGTGGCAAATAGAGGCCGTGCATTATATCACTGAGTACGAGAAAGAAGATGAATACGACGCCATGATTCTCGAGCTCTCGAGGCTGAACCTCAACCTTCTTAGGAGTGTCCATCTCAAGGAGCTCAAGCCCTCTCACTGTAA ATGGTGGAGGGATCTCTATGACAATGTGAAGCTAACCTACGCTCGGGATCGAATCGTGGAGTGCTACTTCTACAGCATCACAGTGTTCCACGGGGAGGAAAGCTCTGTTGCGCGAATCATACTTGCCAAGTTGTACGCGTTGTTAGTCTTGTTTGCGTGCTACCTTTGA
- the LOC112902212 gene encoding putative disease resistance protein RGA4: MATILESLVGSCAKKLQDVISEEAILILGVKEELTELQRRMEQIRHFVNDAEQRSTKESAVNNWLNQLRDAMYDADDVIDLARSKGSKLVPDHSLSLSSKSSTCTGLSLSSCFSNIQTRHEVAVKIRSLNKRIDNISKDEVFSSLASRQSTKKVSAPKHIRSSNLVEPNLVGKEVIHACRKLVDLLLEHKDKRSYKIAIVGTGGVGKTTLAQKIYNDQKIIGCFDKQAWVCVSKDYSEVTILKEILRKFKVQYMQDESIDELQSRLKLAIQEKSFFLVLDDAWQSDIWENLLSTPLHAAATGIILLTSRLDTVAVEIGVDHTHRVDLMSVDVGWELLWKSMGINQEKEVQNLRDLGIDIVRRCGCLPLAIKVVARVLARKEQTENEWNKFSRKDAWSVSKLEIPSALYISYEELPLCLKPCFLYCAMFPEDAVIFRDDIIRMWVAEGFIDELGGQLLEDTAEEYYYELIYRNLLQPNYLIADLNKCTVHDLLRQLACHLSREECFVGDPESIRVNVMSKFRRILAVTEKDIVVLPSMGKDQYKVRTWRTSYEKSLRVDNTIFRRLPYIRVLDLTGSVIQSIPNCVGRLIHLRLLNLDGTDISCLPESICCLINLQTLNLQQCHALHSLPLGITRLCNLRRLGLAGTPINQVPKGIAKLKLLNDLEGFPVGGGSDNSARAQDGWSLEELGPLFELRKLDMYKLERASPCSTDSLLLDKKFLKELSLRCTERTDEPYSQSDIINIERAFEKLIPPRSIEDISIIDFFGRRFPTWLDTATHFSSLTYLQLVDCKSCVHLPPIGQLPNLKYLRIEGATAVTKIGPEFIGYGVGNPGSAEAVAFPKLETLVIKDTPNWEEWTFVFEEEEATAAAAGKDGAAPNQKGEAPPPRMQLLPRLEALVLKCCPNLRALPRQLGLEATSLKELHLRDVDSIKVVENLPFLSEMLLIAGCEGLERVSNIPQVRELRAHLCPNLRYVERLDSLHQLFLSKDMQDVSSRWLPGLQEKHQQLHGEDMDVYTWC; the protein is encoded by the coding sequence ATGGCAACCATACTAGAATCTTTAGTTGGATCGTGTGCTAAGAAGTTGCAAGATGTCATTTCAGAGGAGGCCATACTAATTTTAGGGGTAAAAGAAGAGCTCACAGAACTGCAGAGAAGAATGGAGCAAATACGACACTTTGTTAATGATGCAGAGCAAAGGAGCACAAAAGAATCAGCTGTTAATAATTGGCTCAATCAGCTAAGAGATGCCATGTATGACGCTGATGATGTTATTGACTTGGCTAGATCTAAAGGAAGCAAACTAGTGCCGGATCATTCTTTGTCATTATCAAGCAAATCAAGTACATGCACCGGTCTTTCCCTTTCCTCTTGCTTTTCTAATATCCAGACACGTCATGAGGTTGCTGTTAAGATTCGAAGCCTGAACAAAAGAATAGATAATATTTCAAAGGATGAAGTATTTTCATCACTGGCAAGTAGACAATCTACTAAAAAAGTTTCAGCACCGAAACATATAAGAAGTTCCAACCTTGTTGAACCCAACCTTGTGGGTAAGGAGGTCATACATGCTTGCAGAAAACTAGTAGATTTGCTACTTGAACATAAGGATAAGAGGTCTTACAAGATTGCCATTGTTGGAACAGGAGGAGTTGGTAAGACAACACTAGCACAGAAAATTTACAATGACCAGAAAATAATTGGATGCTTTGACAAACAAGCATGGGTTTGTGTCTCCAAAGATTACTCCGAGGTTACTATTCTGAAGGAGATTCTTCGAAAATTTAAAGTACAGTACATGCAGGATGAATCAATTGATGAGCTCCAAAGCAGGCTAAAATTAGCCATCCAAGAGAAGAGCTTCTTTCTTGTGTTGGATGATGCGTGGCAGTCTGACATATGGGAAAATTTACTGAGCACCCCGTTGCATGCTGCAGCCACAGGGATAATTCTGTTGACATCTCGACTCGACACTGTTGCTGTAGAAATTGGAGTGGACCATACACACCGAGTTGACTTAATGTCGGTGGACGTAGGATGGGAGTTGCTTTGGAAGAGCATGGGAATCAACCAAGAAAAAGAAGTGCAAAATCTGCGAGACTTAGGAATAGATATTGTTCGCAGATGTGGCTGTCTTCCTCTTGCAATTAAGGTTGTTGCAAGGGTTTTAGCCAGGAAAGAACAAACTGAGAATGAATGGAACAAGTTTTCAAGAAAAGATGCTTGGTCCGTGAGCAAACTTGAAATACCAAGTGCTTTATATATAAGTTATGAAGAGCTACCACTCTGTTTGAAGCCGTGTTTTCTCTATTGTGCCATGTTTCCTGAAGATGCAGTTATTTTCCGTGATGATATTATTAGGATGTGGGTGGCTGAAGGCTTCATTGATGAGCTAGGTGGCCAACTATTGGAAGATACAGCTGAAGAATACTATTATGAGTTGATATATCGGAATCTCCTCCAACCAAATTATTTAATAGCTGATCTTAATAAATGCACAGTGCATGACCTATTAAGGCAGCTTGCTTGTCATTTATCTAGAGAAGAATGTTTTGTTGGTGATCCAGAATCAATAAGAGTTAATGTCATGAGTAAATTTAGACGTATTTTAGCAGTCACTGAGAAGGATATAGTGGTGTTACCTAGCATGGGTAAGGATCAATATAAAGTTAGAACTTGGAGAACATCTTATGAAAAGTCACTGAGAGTTGATAATACAATATTTAGAAGACTTCCATATATTCGAGTTTTGGATCTAACTGGGTCAGTTATACAAAGTATTCCAAATTGTGTTGGAAGATTGATCCATCTACGGTTACTTAATCTTGATGGAACTGACATATCTTGTCTTCCTGAGTCCATTTGTTGTCTCATAAACCTTCAGACATTGAACTTGCAGCAGTGCCATGCTTTGCATAGTCTCCCTTTAGGAATCACTCGGTTGTGCAACTTAAGGCGCCTTGGTCTTGCTGGAACACCAATAAACCAGGTTCCAAAAGGGATTGCTAAATTGAAGCTCCTGAATGATCTTGAAGGATTTCCGGTTGGTGGTGGCAGTGATAATAGTGCTAGAGCACAAGATGGATGGAGCCTAGAAGAGCTGGGTCCTCTTTTTGAGCTGAGGAAGCTTGATATGTATAAATTGGAGAGAGCATCTCCTTGTAGCACAGATTCATTGTTACTAGACAAAAAGTTTCTCAAAGAACTCAGTTTACGTTGTACTGAACGTACAGATGAACCATACAGTCAAAGTGATATAATCAATATAGAGAGGGCGTTTGAGAAGCTAATCCCTCCACGGAGCATTGAAGATATAAGTATTATTGATTTCTTTGGTCGGAGGTTTCCCACCTGGCTTGATACTGCTACACATTTTTCATCATTGACGTACTTGCAACTTGTGGATTGCAAATCATGTGTGCATCTTCCTCCAATCGGGCAGCTCCCCAACCTGAAATATCTGAGAATCGAGGGAGCCACTGCAGTCaccaagattggacccgaattTATTGGCTACGGGGTGGGTAATCCCGGATCTGCAGAGGCAGTTGCTTTCCCCAAGCTTGAAACGTTGGTCATCAAGGATACGCCCAACTGGGAGGAGTGGACCTTTGtttttgaagaagaagaagcgacagcagcagcagcaggtaaGGATGGTGCTGCTCCAAACCAAAAGGGGGAAGCCCCACCTCCAAGGATGCAGCTGCTACCACGTTTGGAAGCGTTGGTACTTAAGTGCTGCCCCAATCTGAGAGCTCTCCCACGGCAGCTTGGACTGGAGGCCACCAGCTTGAAGGAGCTCCACTTAAGAGATGTGGATAGCATTAAGGTGGTGGAGAACCTCCCGTTCCTCTCTGAGATGCTTTTAATTGCTGGATGTGAAGGCCTAGAGAGGGTCTCAAATATTCCCCAGGTGAGAGAGCTGCGTGCACATCTGTGTCCAAACTTGAGGTATGTAGAGAGGTTGGACAGCTTGCACCAGCTGTTTCTGAGTAAGGACATGCAAGATGTCTCCTCACGGTGGCTGCCTGGACTCCAAGAGAAGCACCAGCAGCTGCACGGGGAAGACATGGATGTCTACACCTGGTGCTGA